CGTGGTCGTCATCGCCGAGGGCAGCGAGCGCGTGAAGTTCGAGTCCGGCCAGGAGCAGAACGTCCACATCGAGGGTGAGAGCGCGCGGGTCGACCTCAAGGTCCACGTGCGCACGTCGGGCGACATCCCGGTCCGGATCCGCCTCCTCACACCCGGCGGCGCCGAGGAGATCACCAGCGCCCGCATCACTGTTCGCTCCACGGTCGTGTCGGGTGTGGGGTTGATCCTCACGATCGGCGCGCTGGCGTTCCTCCTCATCTGGTGGGTGAGCCACTGGCGCTCGAATCGCAAGCCACCCAAGGGTCGCCACGCCCGGCCGCGCAAAGGCGCCGCGCCTCGCGACCTGTCGAACGAGCCCGAGCCTTCGCAACCGGCGGGCTGATCGGGCCGAGGTAACGACCCGGCGGATCCGCGGGTCGGACGGGAACCATCACTGCGCACTCGACCGCTCCGTCCCAGCCCCGAGGAAGTTCCCCATGCCAGGCGTCCACCTCGTCACTGACAGCTCCTGCGACCTGCCCGACGATCTCGTCGAGGAGTTCGGCATCACGATCGTCCCGTTGACGATCCGGTTCGGCCAGGAGGAGTTCGTCGACCGTGAAGAGCTCAGCGCCTCGGACTTCTACAAGAAGATGGCCTCGACACCGGAGTTGCCAGAGACTGCCGCACCCGCCCCCGGCAAGTTCGAAGCGGCGTTCCGAGCCGCCAAAGAGGCCGGCGCCGACGGCGTCATCTGCATCAACCTGTCGTCGAAGTTCTCGGCCACCATGGCGTCGGCCCAGAACGCGGCTCGCGCGGTGGAGGGCGACCTCGACGTGCGGGTCGTCGACTCCCGGTCGGTGACCATGGGCCTCGGCAACCAGCTCGTGGCGGTCGGCGAAGCCGCACGCGATGGCGCGTCGCTCGACGACCTCGAGCAGCTGGCGGTGTCGCTCAGCGAACGGACCCGCGTCTTCGGCGGCCTCGACACGCTCGAGAACCTGAAGAAGGGCGGCCGCATCGGTAGCGCAAAGGCGCTGCTCGGCACCATGCTCGCCTTCAAGCCGGTCGTCGATGTCTCCACAGGCGAGGTGGTCGAAGCCGCCAAGCCGCGCACCCGCACCAAGCAGCTCCAGTGGTTGCGCGACAAGTTGTTCGAGCAGGAGCACATCGAGCGGGTCTCGGTCGTGCACGGCGACGCGCCCGACCTCGACGCCTTTCTCGAGCTCCTCGCCCCCCGCTACCCGCGCGATCAGGTGAGCATCGGCAGCATCGGGCCGGTCATCGGCACCCACGGCGGGCCGCGCGTGATCGGCGTCTGCTGGCAGATCCCCGCCTGAGCGCACACGCGACCGGCCGCCCCGGCGGCGAGCCGAGCCAGCACGGGACCTGGACGGGCACACCCGCGCCGGTCCGGCGGCACCGCCGTCGCGACCAGGCCTCGGCGGAGCACTAGCGTTTGCGCTGTCGTGAGCGAAGAAGTCTCCTCCGTCACCGGCGCCGCCCCCGCTGAGCTGACCGGCCATCTCCTCGCCGGCCGCTATCGCTTGACCAGTCGGATCGCCACCGGCGGCATGGCCCAGGTCTGGGAAGCCGACGACGAAGTCCTGGCACGACCGGTCGCGGTCAAGCTCCTCCACTCGCATCTCGCCGCCGACCAGGCGTTCGTCGATCGCTTCCGTCACGAAGCCATCTCGGCGGCCCGTCTCAGCCACCCGTCGATCGTGTCGATCTACGACACCGTCAGCGACGACGGGGTCGAAGCCATCGTGATGGAGCTCGTGCGCGGCACCACGTTGCGCAGCCGCCTCGACCGGGTCGGCACGCTCGAGGTCCCCGAAGCGGTGGCCGCCGGCGCGCAGGTGTCCGACGCACTCGAGGTCGCCCACCGAGCGCTCGTGGTGCACCGCGACATCAAGCCGGCCAACATCTTGTTGAACCGCGACGGCCGCGTCATGGTGGCCGATTTCGGCATCGCCAAGGCACTCCAGGCCGGCGACCACACCGCCGAGGGCACGATGCTCGGCACGGCCAAGTACCTGGCGCCCGAACAAGTCGAAGGCACCCCGGTCGACGGCAGGACCGACATCTACTCGCTGGGTGTCGTCCTGTACGAGGCCCTGTGCGGCCGGCCGCCGTTCCGCGAGGAGAACGACGCGGCCACGGCGCTCGCGCGCCTGTATCGAGCCCCGCTCCGGCCGCGGCAGCTGCGCGCCGGCATCCCCAAGGCCGTCGACGAGGTCATCATGCGGTCGCTCGCCGTGAAACCCGAGGAGCGCTTCGCGTCGGCGGCCGACTTCCGTGCGTCGCTGCTCGCGTCGCTCGACGGGCGCGCGCCGGAAGTGCTGCCACCACCGGCCCCGTCTCTCGCGCCGCCGCCGGGCGCGCCACGCCGGCCGATCGCGCCGCCGCGGGTCAATGGCCAGCATGCCGACGCCCGCCCCACGCTCGCCAACATCCCCGCACCGATGGTGGTGCCGGGATCGGCCACTCCACCGCCCCACCCACCGAGCGCCGAACCGGCCGCCCCGACCGCCACGCCGTCGTTCGGGCGCACCGAGCGGTCGTGGATCCTGCCTGCGGTGCTCATCGTCTTGATCGCGGTGGCGCTCGGCGTTGCGGGTGTGCTGCTGAGCCGGTCGGGGTCCACCAAGAGCCCTCTCACCAACGGCGCGGCTTCCGGTCCGGTGAAGCTCGCGGCCGCCGCCACGTACGACCCGCCGCCGGGCGACG
This is a stretch of genomic DNA from Acidimicrobiales bacterium. It encodes these proteins:
- a CDS encoding DegV family protein, coding for MPGVHLVTDSSCDLPDDLVEEFGITIVPLTIRFGQEEFVDREELSASDFYKKMASTPELPETAAPAPGKFEAAFRAAKEAGADGVICINLSSKFSATMASAQNAARAVEGDLDVRVVDSRSVTMGLGNQLVAVGEAARDGASLDDLEQLAVSLSERTRVFGGLDTLENLKKGGRIGSAKALLGTMLAFKPVVDVSTGEVVEAAKPRTRTKQLQWLRDKLFEQEHIERVSVVHGDAPDLDAFLELLAPRYPRDQVSIGSIGPVIGTHGGPRVIGVCWQIPA
- a CDS encoding protein kinase, coding for MSEEVSSVTGAAPAELTGHLLAGRYRLTSRIATGGMAQVWEADDEVLARPVAVKLLHSHLAADQAFVDRFRHEAISAARLSHPSIVSIYDTVSDDGVEAIVMELVRGTTLRSRLDRVGTLEVPEAVAAGAQVSDALEVAHRALVVHRDIKPANILLNRDGRVMVADFGIAKALQAGDHTAEGTMLGTAKYLAPEQVEGTPVDGRTDIYSLGVVLYEALCGRPPFREENDAATALARLYRAPLRPRQLRAGIPKAVDEVIMRSLAVKPEERFASAADFRASLLASLDGRAPEVLPPPAPSLAPPPGAPRRPIAPPRVNGQHADARPTLANIPAPMVVPGSATPPPHPPSAEPAAPTATPSFGRTERSWILPAVLIVLIAVALGVAGVLLSRSGSTKSPLTNGAASGPVKLAAAATYDPPPGDGTEGVDHGADAAKLIDGNAGTTWSTDRYHPPRNTFGNIKSGVGVYVSADQVTSLQQLAVQSSDSGWSASVYVADNPPPAENTPLTYWGNPVAEKSGLSSGRTSFDLHGTRGKVVLLWITRLPDSGQLTLGELQATS